The DNA region TTGGATGTCGCTGCCATGGGCATCAACTGCTCGCTCGGACCGGAGGAAATTTTCCCGCTCATCGAGGAGATGCGTAAGTGGACGGACAAGCCGCTCATTGTCAAGCCGAATGCAGGTCTGCCGGATCCGGCAACCGGCGGCTATGACATGGACGCCGCAGAGTTCGGCAGACAGATGGCGAAATTTCCGGAATTGGGCGTTTCAATTTTGGGCGGCTGCTGCGGCACAACGCCGGACTTTATCGCGGCGCTGGCGGCGCTGCCGGATGCGAACGAGGATGTTCGTCCGGTGCGCAAACGCGGTGTGTGCTCGGCCAGCCATATGACGGATTTTGGCGGCGTGCGTGTCATTGGTGAACGCATCAATCCGACCGGCAAAAAACGCTTCCAGCAGGCACTGCGAGAGTGCGATTTCAATTATATTATGGAGCGCGCGATTGAACAGCAGGACGCCGGTGCGGATATTTTGGATATTAACGTAGGTCTGCCGGGCATTGATGAGGCAAAAATGATGACGGCTGTGGTCAAAGCGGTGCAGAGCGTCGTTTCTCTGCCGTTGCAAATTGATTCGTCGGATCCGGTGGCCATTGAAGCGGGGCTGCGCGCGTGCAGCGGACGGGCGATTGTCAATTCCGTCAATGCAGAGCAGGACAAACTGGACACGATTTTGCCCATCGTTAAGAAATACGGTGCGGCAGTTGTCGGTCTGACCATGGATAAATCCGGTATTCCGCAGACGGCACAGGCACGATTTGACATGGCGGAAAAAATCATGCAGGAAGCCATGAAGCATGGCATACCGAAGGAAGATGTGCTCATTGACTGCTTGACGCTGACCATTTCCGCGCAGCAGGAACAGGCAGTGGAGACACTCAAAGCAGTTCGCATGGTACACGAAAAGCTGGGACTGCATTGCGTGCTCGGTGTCAGCAACATTTCGTTCGGCCTGCCGGAACGAAACAATATCACGACCAATTTCCTGACACAGGCGATGTGGTGCGGTTTGGACTTGCCGATTATCAATCCGAATCTGAAACCGATTATGGACACCGTTGTTTCTTATCGCGCGCTGTCCGGCGAAGATGTCGGCTGCGAGGCGTATATCGAGCGCTTCGCCAATGTCGAAGAGGAACCGAAATCCGGTGCGGTATCGAAAGAGATGAATATCGCGGATGCTGTGCTCAAGGGACTCAAGCAGGAAACCGCAGATTTGACTGAAAAGCTGCTGGAAACCATGTCTGAACTGGATGTCATCAATCAGAAACTGATTCCGGCGCTGGATTTGGTCGGTGATAAATATGAAAAACAGAAGATTTTCCTGCCGCAGCTCATCAATGCAGCCAATGCGGCGTGTGCAGGCTTCGATTTGATCAAGCTGCGCATCGCGAAGCGCGGCGGCGAGAGCGTCTCCAAGGGCAAGATTATCATGGCGACAGTGGAAGGTGACATTCACGACATCGGCAAAAATATCGTGCGCGTGGTACTGGAAAACTACGGCTATCAGGTCATTGATTTGGGGCGCGATGTGCCGATACAGAAAGTTGTGGACACGGCGATTGCAGAAGATGTTAAGCTGGTCGGTCTGTCGGCGCTGATGACAACAACGGTGGATTCTATGCGCCGAACCATTGAAGCGCTCCGCGCATCGGGACATGACTGCAAGGTCATGGTCGGCGGCGCCGTGCTGACGGCGGATTATGCGGAAGAAATCGGCGCAGATTACTATACCAAGGATGCAAAGGCATCTGTAGATGTGGCAAAGGAAGTATTGGGATAACGCGATATGACAAACATTCGAGACTATATCAAGCATCATATTCTGCTGTTTGACGGCGGTATGGGCACTTATTTTTCTACGCGCAATCAGAGCGTGGGAAGCGGCTGTGAGCTGGCCAATCTCAGCCAGCCGGAGCTGATTGCGGACATTCATCGGGAATATTTGGAGGCGGGCAGCAAGGCGATTAAGACCAATACTTTTGCTGTCAATCGCGTCAATTTTCAGGGCAATGAAGAACTGGTTGAACGCACCATTCAGGCAGGTTGGAAGCTCGCCTGTGAAGCGGCAAAGGATCAGGCATATGTCTTTGCAGATATCGGACCGATTTCCGGTCTGCCGGAAACCATGGACATTCGAGAGGAATTTCGCTTTGTTGCGGACTGCTTTCTGCAGCTTGGCGCACAGCATTTTCTGTTCGAGACCAACGCAAATGCAGAGGGGCTAAAAGAGACAGCGGCATATATCAAGCAAAAGAATCCGGACGCATATATCATTGTCTCGTTTGCGATTCAGCTGGACGGCTTCTCGCGGGACGGCAGTTTTGCGGCGGATCTGCTGCATGAGGTACAAGCGTGCACAGACATTGATTCGATAGGCTTTAACTGTGTTTGCGGCGCACGGCATATGCTGGAGCTGGCACAGGAGTTGGATCACACCGGCATCACGCTGTCCTTGATGCCGAATGCCGGTTATCCGGTTGTCATCAACAATCGGTCGTTTTATGAAGGCGATCCGGTGTACTTTGCGGCACAGCTGTTGGAAATGGCAAAAGAAGGCGCCGGTATTCTGGGCGGCTGCTGCGGCACAACACCGGTGCACATTGCACAGGCAAAAAAAGCACTGGACGGCTACACGCATACCAAGGAACCCAAGGCGAGCAAAAAGCAGCGCGTCGGACTGGTCGATACGCTGCCGGAGAGCTTGTTCTGGGAAAAGCTGCGCAAGGGTGAGAAGGTAGTTGCCGTTGAATTGGATCCGCCGGCCAACGCGGATCTGAGCAAATTTATGAGCGGCGCGTGGATGCTCAAAGGCGCCGATGTCGATATTATCACCATTGCGGATTGTCCGATTGCGCGGGCACGCGTGGATTCCAGCCTGCTGGCGTGCAAAATTCGGCGCGAATTGAATATGGATGCGCTGCCGCATATGACTTGCCGTGACCGCAATCTCAATGCGACCAAGGCACTGCTCATGGGACTGCACGCCGAAGGCATACGCAATATTTTGCTGGTCACCGGCGACCCCATTCCGACGGCGGAGCGCGATGAGGTGAAGAGCGTCTATCAGTTTAATTCCCGCAAGCTGGCATCGTTCGTGTCCTCCTTGGGACAGTCGGTTTTGCCGAGCCCGTTCCATCTGTTCGGCGCGCTCAATGTCAATGCACTGAACTTTGATGTACAGCTGCGGCTCGCCAAAGGAAAACTGGAGCGCGGCATCATTGGCTTCCTGACGCAGCCGATTCTGACTGAGCAGGCGTTTGAAAACCTCAAGCGTGCACGCGAAGAACTCGGCGGTGCGTATATTTTGGGCGGTATTATTCCGGTTGTCAGTGCGAAAAATGCACGATTTATGGACAGCGAAATCAACGGCATCCGCGTCGATGAAACCATCACACAGATGTACGAGGGGAAAAATCGCGCGGAGGGCGAGGAGCTTGCCGTCACGATTTCCGCTGAAATTGCCAAGCGCATTGCGCCGTATGTCGATGGCTACTATCTGATGACACCGTTCCAGAGAACGGCGCTCATCTGTCGTATTTTGGAAAAAATCAAAGAGCAAGCATAAATACCGAAAGAGACCGTCTGATTCAGACGGTCTCTTTCGGTATATGGATATGAAAAAAGGCTTCGGTATCAAACCGAAGCCTTTTGATGTACATTGCTAGGCAGCAAATTACTCCTGAGAGATTGCACCCATCGGGCAAGCGCCAGCGCAAGAACCGCAATCCAGGCATGCACCTGCATCGATCTGATACTTGCCGTCACCCTCGGAAATAGCACCTACCGGACACTCGCCAGCGCAGGAACCACAGCTAATGCATGCATCGCTAATCTGATAAGCCATAATGATATACCTCCTAAAAAACTTTACATATTAAATGTCAGAATATAAAATAAAGAAAGATGCACAAACGTTGTGCGATTTCTTATGTACCTATTGTATCATAGATTTTCGAGAAATCAACTAAAAAAATTCAAAAAAATGAAATAAATCTAAACGGAGTCTAACTTTAATGTGCAAAAAGTTGCGAAAAATTGGGTTTTTAATGCAAAAAATCTCGCAATTCTGCGTATTTTTCAAAACATTGCCTGAAAAAAAGAAGTAAGCCTATGTTAATAAAAATAGAAAAATTTTTATTAGAAATTTTGGTGAAATTTTCTGTAGAAAAAAGCAGGCAAACCGCGTCAAAAACCGTCAACGCGCCTTGTAGAAACGAGAAAAGTGTGCTACAATAAGTAGGCTTTTGGGTTTTTGTGGAGAAAATCAAAAGAATACTGTTATAGAAGGACAAGAAAATATGAAAAATGTCATCAAAAAATGGAATGATATCAGTTTGATTCTCCGTATCATCATCGGTTTGATCATTGGTATCATTCTGGCACTGATTGTGCCGCAGGCGGCAGGCATTTCTATTCTGGGCACCATGTTTGTCGGTGCACTGAAAGCAATCGCGCCGCTGTTGGTATTTATTTTGGTTATGAGCTCGCTGGCGCAGGCATCTTCGGGCATCGGTAAGCAGTTCCGAACGGTTATTTTTCTGTATCTGTTCAGCACGCTGCTGTCGTCGGCTCTGGCTGTTTGCGCGAGCTTTGCCTTTCCGGTCAAGCTGAAGCTGGCTGAGGCTGCTGCTTCCGAAACAGCTCCGCCGAGCGGCATGGCAGAGATTTTCAGCAACCTGCTCGGCAACATCGTATCCAACCCGATTGATGCGCTGGTAAACGCGAATTATGTCGGCGTGCTGACATGGGCGATTATTCTGGGTCTGGCACTGCGCAACATTGCATCCGAGCACACCAAGGAATCGCTCACGGAACTGTCCAATGCGGTATCACAGGCAGTGCGCTGGATCATCAATCTGGCACCGTTCGGCATCATGGGTCTGGTGTTTACAACCGTGTCGCAAAATGGTCTGGGCATTTTCAAGGATTACGGCAGCCTGCTTCTGCTGCTGGTCGGCTGTATGGCAGTGATTGCGCTGATCATTGACCCGCTCATCGTTGCGCTGTGCCTGCACAGAAATCCGTATCCGCTGGTGTTCCGCTGCCTCAAGGAGAGCGGTCTGACCGCATTCTTTACACGCAGCTCTGCGGCTAACATTCCGGTAAATATGGCGCTGTGCGACAAGCTGGGACTGGATAAAGATATTTATTCCGTTTCGATTCCGCTCGGTGCGACCATCAATATGAACGGTGCAGCGATTACCATTACCATTATGACGATGGCCGCTGTACATACGCTGGATATGTCGGTCAATATTCCGACGGCGTTGGTTCTGGCACTGCTGGCAACGCTGGGTGCATGCGGTTCGTCCGGTGTCGCCGGCGGCTCTCTGCTGCTCATTCCGATGGCGTGCTCGCTGTTCGGCATCAACAATGATATTGCGATGCAGGTTGTCAGCGTCGGCTTTATCATCGGCGTGCTGCAGGATTCCTGCGAGACCGCAATCAATTCCTCCGGCGATGTATTGTTCGCCGCCACTGCAGAATTCCGCACTTGGATGAAGCAGGGCAAGGAGATTAAATTTTAATCCCAGAACAAAACAATCCCCTGTATCTCGTAGAGGTACAGGGGATTTCTTCTTGAAAAGAATTATGCGTCCTCCGGCGGAATGTGCTGGGAGATGCCGTAGCTTTTGTATGCACTGTTGTGTGTGACATCGCGGAGGATAGAAAGAAACGGCGGAAAGGCAATGTGCTGGTGCGGGTCATTGACCTGAATTTCCAGCAATGCCTGCTGTTTCCAAAACGGATAGACATCAATTTCAAAATAGAGATTGTTTTCCGTCAGGCAATAGCGATTTTTGCGAATCTGCCGCAGTGAGGTATCTGCATCCATGAGCAGGCTGAGATACTCGTCTTTGGTGAGCCGCTGTTCGGTTTCAAGAAAATGTCCGTCAGCGGTTTGCTGGACTGTGGTTTTGACATAAATATAGCTGCCGTGGCTGCCGCGCTGGCGCACGCGCACAAGCGGTTCTCCGTCCTGTCGAATCAAATAGGTCTGAATGATCTCGACCTTGCGGCAGTTGGGCAGGCGTTCCAATGCCTGTAAATCCGGCATGCGGATGAGATAGCGGCGTTCGGTCTCAAAGGCGTTCGGTTCACCGAGAAAATGCGTAATTTCGCTGACGAGACGCCGCATCTTGCCGGTGAAATCCGTAGAATTGTCGATGATGCGCAAATACGGGTGTCCGGTCCAGCAGGTAATGATTTTTTCATCCATTGCAATGGCCTGCTCCGGTGTTTCTGTGCGCGCTTGATTGTTGGATAGCGTATAGAATTTTTCGGCGCCTTTTGCTGCTGTCACGAGATGAAAAACGGCGTCGTAGTTATCGCGGAACGCAATCTCGCTGCCGCCCAGCTCACGGCACAGAGATTCCCATTCGACGTTTGTCATGTAAGCTTTGTTATCGGAAATGCCGCGGTCTGCGACAATCAGAATTTTTTCGTTTTCCATATTGTTGGCTGCCATCTCAAACACGCGCTCTTTCTGAATTTGCAGAGAGACGAGTGCTTTTTGAAAATCATAGTTGGTGTTGACCGTCCACGGTGCGACACCGCCCAGAATCAGTTCAGATGCAGTTTCCGGAATAAAAAGAACTTTATAGCCTTGTTTGGAGAGATTGCTCTCAATCCATGCCATAGCAGTTGACTTGCCGCCGCATGGCCCGCCGGTGATGACGATTTTGGTAATAGATTTCATGCGTGGGTAACTCCTTTGATGATACTATCAGTATATCGGCTGCAAACAGGGAAGTCAATGACTGCAGAGAGACAAAACCCGACAAAATTCATAGTTTTGTTATAAATTTCCTGCGTTAGCGGTTTTCATTGGCATTTTGATATGATATGATGATAGGCATAGAGAATAGAACGATATTCATAGAAAGAAGGGTGAATGATACGATGAAGAGAAGACTGGTGTATCCGGATGTTCTGCGTGCAGCGGCATGTGTTGCGACTGTCCTTTTCAGCACGTGCATTGCGGCGGGATACACACCTGCGATTGGATTGCTGACATGGGTGTGTCCGATGTTCCTCATGCTCAGCGGCATGTTCTTTTTGGATGGCAGCTGGTATCTGAGCGGAAAAGAGCTGGGAAAATGCTATGTGCTGCGTCTGGTCATCGCTTATCTGGTATGGGGAATGTTTGCGATGCTGGTCAATGCGCTGACCGGAAACGTTTTGCAGGGCATTCTGACCGGCAGCTCATGCTATTTGAACTTTTTGTTTGTGCTGTTTATTTTGTATGCGTTTTCTCCGGTGCTGCGCGTGTTTACCCGCGCGGCACAACCGAGAGAACTGGCGTATCTGGTCGTGTTCGGCGTGCTGCTCGGCGGCGTATATCCGTTTGTCCAAAGTCAGATTGGCTCGGTGCGCGTGGCGGATTATGCGCTGATGG from Butyricicoccus intestinisimiae includes:
- a CDS encoding homocysteine S-methyltransferase family protein, whose protein sequence is MNHLTLLDGGMGTMLQAAGLGLGERPEIFGVQHPEILERIQRSYVDAGSDIIYANTFGANAHKLEGTGHTTEELVAANVAIAKKAADGRARVALDVGPIGELMEPLGTLAFDEAYEIYAQMVRAGEQAGADLVIFETMTDLYEVKAAVLAAREQSNLPIWVTMSFEATGRTFTGTTVASMAATLEGLDVAAMGINCSLGPEEIFPLIEEMRKWTDKPLIVKPNAGLPDPATGGYDMDAAEFGRQMAKFPELGVSILGGCCGTTPDFIAALAALPDANEDVRPVRKRGVCSASHMTDFGGVRVIGERINPTGKKRFQQALRECDFNYIMERAIEQQDAGADILDINVGLPGIDEAKMMTAVVKAVQSVVSLPLQIDSSDPVAIEAGLRACSGRAIVNSVNAEQDKLDTILPIVKKYGAAVVGLTMDKSGIPQTAQARFDMAEKIMQEAMKHGIPKEDVLIDCLTLTISAQQEQAVETLKAVRMVHEKLGLHCVLGVSNISFGLPERNNITTNFLTQAMWCGLDLPIINPNLKPIMDTVVSYRALSGEDVGCEAYIERFANVEEEPKSGAVSKEMNIADAVLKGLKQETADLTEKLLETMSELDVINQKLIPALDLVGDKYEKQKIFLPQLINAANAACAGFDLIKLRIAKRGGESVSKGKIIMATVEGDIHDIGKNIVRVVLENYGYQVIDLGRDVPIQKVVDTAIAEDVKLVGLSALMTTTVDSMRRTIEALRASGHDCKVMVGGAVLTADYAEEIGADYYTKDAKASVDVAKEVLG
- a CDS encoding bifunctional homocysteine S-methyltransferase/methylenetetrahydrofolate reductase, which encodes MTNIRDYIKHHILLFDGGMGTYFSTRNQSVGSGCELANLSQPELIADIHREYLEAGSKAIKTNTFAVNRVNFQGNEELVERTIQAGWKLACEAAKDQAYVFADIGPISGLPETMDIREEFRFVADCFLQLGAQHFLFETNANAEGLKETAAYIKQKNPDAYIIVSFAIQLDGFSRDGSFAADLLHEVQACTDIDSIGFNCVCGARHMLELAQELDHTGITLSLMPNAGYPVVINNRSFYEGDPVYFAAQLLEMAKEGAGILGGCCGTTPVHIAQAKKALDGYTHTKEPKASKKQRVGLVDTLPESLFWEKLRKGEKVVAVELDPPANADLSKFMSGAWMLKGADVDIITIADCPIARARVDSSLLACKIRRELNMDALPHMTCRDRNLNATKALLMGLHAEGIRNILLVTGDPIPTAERDEVKSVYQFNSRKLASFVSSLGQSVLPSPFHLFGALNVNALNFDVQLRLAKGKLERGIIGFLTQPILTEQAFENLKRAREELGGAYILGGIIPVVSAKNARFMDSEINGIRVDETITQMYEGKNRAEGEELAVTISAEIAKRIAPYVDGYYLMTPFQRTALICRILEKIKEQA
- a CDS encoding DUF362 domain-containing protein, which encodes MAYQISDACISCGSCAGECPVGAISEGDGKYQIDAGACLDCGSCAGACPMGAISQE
- the sstT gene encoding serine/threonine transporter SstT; the encoded protein is MKNVIKKWNDISLILRIIIGLIIGIILALIVPQAAGISILGTMFVGALKAIAPLLVFILVMSSLAQASSGIGKQFRTVIFLYLFSTLLSSALAVCASFAFPVKLKLAEAAASETAPPSGMAEIFSNLLGNIVSNPIDALVNANYVGVLTWAIILGLALRNIASEHTKESLTELSNAVSQAVRWIINLAPFGIMGLVFTTVSQNGLGIFKDYGSLLLLLVGCMAVIALIIDPLIVALCLHRNPYPLVFRCLKESGLTAFFTRSSAANIPVNMALCDKLGLDKDIYSVSIPLGATINMNGAAITITIMTMAAVHTLDMSVNIPTALVLALLATLGACGSSGVAGGSLLLIPMACSLFGINNDIAMQVVSVGFIIGVLQDSCETAINSSGDVLFAATAEFRTWMKQGKEIKF
- a CDS encoding AAA family ATPase; this encodes MKSITKIVITGGPCGGKSTAMAWIESNLSKQGYKVLFIPETASELILGGVAPWTVNTNYDFQKALVSLQIQKERVFEMAANNMENEKILIVADRGISDNKAYMTNVEWESLCRELGGSEIAFRDNYDAVFHLVTAAKGAEKFYTLSNNQARTETPEQAIAMDEKIITCWTGHPYLRIIDNSTDFTGKMRRLVSEITHFLGEPNAFETERRYLIRMPDLQALERLPNCRKVEIIQTYLIRQDGEPLVRVRQRGSHGSYIYVKTTVQQTADGHFLETEQRLTKDEYLSLLMDADTSLRQIRKNRYCLTENNLYFEIDVYPFWKQQALLEIQVNDPHQHIAFPPFLSILRDVTHNSAYKSYGISQHIPPEDA
- a CDS encoding acyltransferase yields the protein MKRRLVYPDVLRAAACVATVLFSTCIAAGYTPAIGLLTWVCPMFLMLSGMFFLDGSWYLSGKELGKCYVLRLVIAYLVWGMFAMLVNALTGNVLQGILTGSSCYLNFLFVLFILYAFSPVLRVFTRAAQPRELAYLVVFGVLLGGVYPFVQSQIGSVRVADYALMGFGYLGVFAAGWYLRTAFLTRKQLRIFYLLGAVCVILAFRGLWGFDSFSTDPAQLMLSPDALLIATAIFLVTKNTLAKKRLSVKIMRPIARLAQLSFGIYLIHPILLAVLCWVLNDYGIYLPAGLFVIGASVLLLVVSGGLTWLIRKIPTVGRYLV